From the Pontiella agarivorans genome, one window contains:
- a CDS encoding amidohydrolase family protein, with protein sequence MGFCKTLYLRNLFLRIDAHQHFWKYDAEIHSWMEGPWAVLRHDFLPADFQPVLQESEFDGSIAVHASQTASETHWLLEQAEQHSFILGVTGWIDLLGDVSAQLTALPNSGKLRALRHFLQFEEEAFFQNETFRENLRLLGEKGLPFELLITPDQLQTATELVQACPETTFVLDHLAKPDIAGGEFACWQTGFGKLAACTNVHAKVSGLVTQVNWESWKPADLIPYLDAAFDVFGPERLMAGSDWPVCSCTSSHAEVMNILKNYMKNYSEKDQAAVFGCNCARIYGIEEYESV encoded by the coding sequence TTGGGCTTTTGCAAAACACTGTACTTGAGGAATCTTTTTTTGAGAATAGATGCACATCAACATTTCTGGAAATACGATGCTGAAATCCATTCATGGATGGAGGGTCCCTGGGCGGTTTTGCGTCACGACTTTCTGCCGGCTGACTTTCAGCCTGTTCTTCAAGAGTCAGAATTTGATGGAAGCATAGCCGTACATGCTTCGCAGACAGCTAGCGAAACGCATTGGCTTCTGGAGCAGGCGGAACAGCATTCCTTCATTCTTGGAGTCACGGGATGGATCGACCTGCTTGGTGATGTGTCAGCTCAACTGACTGCGTTACCCAATTCCGGGAAGCTGCGGGCCCTTCGTCATTTTTTACAATTCGAAGAGGAAGCATTTTTTCAAAATGAGACTTTTCGTGAAAACCTCCGTCTGCTGGGCGAAAAAGGGCTTCCCTTCGAACTGCTCATCACGCCCGACCAGTTGCAGACGGCCACGGAACTCGTTCAGGCCTGTCCGGAAACCACGTTTGTGCTGGATCATCTGGCAAAACCAGACATTGCCGGAGGAGAGTTCGCGTGCTGGCAGACGGGATTCGGGAAATTGGCGGCGTGCACGAATGTCCATGCAAAGGTCAGTGGGCTCGTAACGCAAGTGAATTGGGAAAGCTGGAAACCTGCTGACTTGATTCCCTATTTGGATGCCGCTTTTGATGTATTCGGCCCGGAACGCTTAATGGCCGGTTCGGACTGGCCCGTTTGCAGCTGCACTTCTTCCCACGCAGAAGTGATGAACATTTTAAAGAACTACATGAAAAATTATTCAGAAAAAGATCAGGCTGCTGTCTTTGGCTGTAACTGCGCCCGAATATATGGAATCGAAGAATATGAATCAGTTTAA
- a CDS encoding SDR family NAD(P)-dependent oxidoreductase produces MNQFKLDNERALITGGGSGIGRAIAESFIEAGAEVVITGRRAELLEETCSELGAKSAYYVSDVADYDANAKLLERIENELGPISILVNNAGVHQKKDALETSEEEFEQLMSVHVTGAFSLARHAAKGMIERGHGSILFIASMSSFMAIPSIVSYSSAKTAVLGTMRALAAEWSAQGVRVNAIAPGWIETAMSRKALNNAPDRKRKILERTPMNRLGQVEEIGTAATFLCSPAAGFITGACLPVDGGASVGF; encoded by the coding sequence ATGAATCAGTTTAAATTAGATAATGAGCGCGCATTGATCACAGGCGGAGGAAGCGGCATCGGCCGAGCCATTGCCGAATCTTTTATTGAAGCCGGTGCCGAAGTGGTCATCACGGGACGCCGTGCCGAGCTGTTGGAAGAAACGTGTTCGGAACTGGGGGCTAAATCCGCCTATTATGTCAGCGATGTAGCCGATTACGATGCGAATGCCAAACTGCTTGAACGAATTGAAAATGAACTCGGTCCTATTTCAATTCTGGTCAACAATGCGGGAGTTCATCAGAAAAAGGATGCGTTGGAGACCTCGGAAGAGGAGTTTGAACAACTCATGTCGGTTCATGTTACCGGCGCATTTTCGCTGGCACGTCATGCGGCCAAAGGCATGATTGAACGTGGGCATGGCTCCATCCTCTTTATCGCCTCCATGAGCTCCTTCATGGCTATTCCGTCGATTGTGAGTTATAGCAGCGCGAAGACTGCTGTCTTAGGCACTATGCGGGCGTTGGCCGCGGAATGGTCCGCTCAGGGGGTGCGAGTGAACGCCATTGCTCCGGGCTGGATTGAAACCGCCATGTCCCGCAAAGCGCTGAACAACGCGCCGGATCGTAAGCGCAAGATTTTGGAACGTACGCCGATGAATCGGCTAGGGCAGGTAGAAGAGATCGGCACTGCCGCCACCTTTCTATGTTCACCCGCTGCGGGATTTATCACAGGAGCCTGCCTCCCGGTAGACGGTGGTGCCAGCGTCGGATTTTAA
- a CDS encoding RraA family protein, with protein MENIKVEWASDEALFELMKHELYTPVLGDILDDLGNYHHFLPQPVQPAREAMKIAGRAMPVVQADVYGPQEKPFGLLTEALDQLEAGEVYIASGGDMRCAYWGEILTATARMRGAAGAVVNGFHRDTPQMLEQNFPVFSRGRYAADSGVRTIIQAYRVPIEVGGVWINPGDLVFGDLDGVLIIPKEIETEVVCKALEKARGEKMVRKEIENGMSSTDAFAKYGIL; from the coding sequence ATGGAAAATATTAAAGTAGAATGGGCAAGCGATGAGGCCCTGTTTGAACTGATGAAGCACGAGCTCTATACACCGGTGCTCGGGGATATTCTGGATGATCTCGGGAACTATCATCATTTCCTGCCACAGCCGGTGCAACCGGCGCGTGAAGCCATGAAAATTGCAGGGCGTGCCATGCCGGTGGTTCAGGCTGATGTATACGGGCCACAGGAAAAACCGTTCGGCCTGTTGACGGAAGCATTGGATCAGTTGGAAGCCGGCGAAGTGTACATTGCCTCCGGTGGCGATATGCGCTGTGCGTATTGGGGCGAAATTCTCACGGCAACGGCGCGAATGCGCGGTGCCGCCGGAGCGGTCGTCAACGGATTCCATCGGGACACTCCGCAAATGCTGGAGCAAAATTTTCCGGTTTTCAGCCGCGGGCGCTATGCCGCTGATAGCGGGGTGCGGACCATTATTCAGGCTTACCGCGTACCGATCGAAGTCGGCGGGGTTTGGATTAATCCCGGTGATCTGGTTTTTGGTGATCTTGACGGGGTGTTGATTATTCCGAAAGAAATTGAGACCGAGGTGGTGTGTAAGGCGTTGGAAAAGGCGCGCGGCGAAAAAATGGTGCGCAAGGAAATCGAGAACGGCATGTCGAGCACCGATGCGTTCGCTAAATACGGAATACTCTAA
- a CDS encoding enolase C-terminal domain-like protein, which produces MKITKIETWVCERPDNFFDSARTGRSPMRWDVVVLKLHTDTGLHGTCTFFGARSGRITEAMIHDIIVPVVLGRDPTDRETIWHEFWNIDRHGAFFPVFLPGPIDVALWDICAKAAGLPLHRYIGSYRTSLPVYASSLFLPSTEAYVEQALDYQKRGINAYKAHPPGPWRKDMEVHQALRDALGAEAVLMSDPVAEYTLEEAIRVGRHLEELNYHWFEEPFRDFELEKYRKLCNALDIPIATTETTRGGPWGVAQAIQQGAADIVRADVSWKGGITGTLKVCHLAEAHGLPCEIHTTTMGLMDMANLHVSCAVRNCEYFELFAPEDRFQFPMKDPLPVDKNGRINVPEGPGLGMDLDWDTVDNSAISYKSFI; this is translated from the coding sequence ATGAAGATCACTAAAATAGAAACCTGGGTTTGCGAGCGGCCGGATAACTTTTTTGACAGTGCTCGTACGGGACGCAGCCCGATGCGCTGGGACGTGGTGGTGCTTAAACTGCATACGGATACCGGACTCCACGGAACCTGCACCTTTTTCGGGGCACGGTCGGGCAGGATTACAGAAGCCATGATTCACGACATCATTGTTCCGGTGGTTCTTGGGCGTGACCCTACGGACCGCGAAACGATCTGGCATGAATTCTGGAATATTGATCGTCATGGAGCTTTTTTTCCCGTATTTCTACCGGGCCCAATTGACGTTGCACTATGGGATATCTGTGCCAAAGCGGCGGGTCTGCCGTTGCACCGTTACATCGGCAGCTATCGTACCAGTCTGCCGGTCTATGCCAGCAGTCTCTTTCTGCCAAGTACAGAAGCATATGTGGAGCAGGCGCTGGACTATCAGAAACGCGGCATAAATGCCTATAAGGCTCATCCACCGGGACCGTGGAGAAAGGATATGGAAGTTCATCAGGCGCTGCGCGATGCGCTGGGAGCTGAAGCGGTGTTGATGAGCGATCCTGTTGCCGAATATACCCTGGAGGAGGCCATCCGCGTTGGACGCCATTTGGAAGAGCTGAACTATCACTGGTTCGAGGAACCCTTCAGGGACTTTGAATTGGAAAAATATCGTAAGTTGTGTAATGCGTTGGATATTCCGATTGCGACGACCGAGACCACGCGCGGCGGCCCGTGGGGCGTGGCGCAGGCCATCCAGCAGGGGGCGGCGGATATTGTGCGTGCCGATGTTTCCTGGAAAGGCGGCATTACCGGTACGCTGAAAGTTTGTCATTTGGCGGAAGCCCACGGCCTGCCGTGCGAGATTCACACCACGACAATGGGGCTGATGGATATGGCCAATCTCCATGTTTCCTGCGCTGTGCGTAATTGCGAATATTTTGAGCTCTTTGCCCCTGAAGATCGATTCCAGTTTCCAATGAAGGATCCGTTGCCAGTGGATAAAAATGGACGAATTAATGTTCCGGAAGGGCCCGGCTTAGGTATGGATCTGGATTGGGATACTGTAGACAACTCAGCAATCAGCTATAAATCATTCATCTAA
- a CDS encoding sodium:solute symporter family transporter codes for MLNILDFGILIGYVLMVIGVGCGAAWFQKRKAARLGKSQDDGAYFLAARTLAWPIIGLSLFSTNISTVHIVALCEEGFRSGLAYANFELAAVFTLVILAVFFVPFYLRSNITTLPDFLEKRFNRNCRDFLAFISIISAIFIHIGVSLYAGAVVINAMLGLGTEVAQLMPTMIAIAVATGLYVVVGGLLAVTLTDAIQTTTLLVGSAVVTYFAFTKLGGWNALHDSVGPHMISVLRPSGDFSGMPWHAVVLGYPVIGIWYWCTDQTIVQRVLGAKNEDHGKAGALFACFLKLLPMFLFVLPGLLCLALINNGLLPELADTKEAFAHMVMNLLPAGMRGLIVAALLAALMGTIAGALNSIATLFAFDLYKRFKPGTSDKKLVHIGRAATIGGVILAIVWSPIIGQFDSIYGAIASMICYISPPITAVFMIGIFWKRATAKAAAITLWSGFAMGMIVFALDLFKEHTGWSMLFMHAAGMLCGICILVMIVASLLDKDTNTEANLKLVWDSPMTPLRIKGAPGLLNYKFLSILALVVASLIYFVFRAPSAEKINAWKIANPENAAKIEAHIHPAPEAP; via the coding sequence ATGTTAAATATTTTGGATTTCGGAATTTTGATCGGATACGTGCTGATGGTTATTGGTGTCGGATGCGGCGCGGCCTGGTTTCAGAAACGCAAAGCGGCGCGGCTGGGGAAATCGCAGGATGACGGGGCTTACTTTCTGGCAGCCCGCACGCTGGCCTGGCCGATCATTGGACTGTCACTCTTTTCCACCAACATTTCCACGGTGCATATTGTCGCGCTATGCGAGGAGGGCTTCCGCAGCGGGCTTGCCTATGCAAACTTTGAACTGGCGGCCGTTTTCACGCTCGTCATTCTGGCCGTCTTTTTTGTTCCGTTCTATCTACGTTCAAACATCACTACGTTGCCCGATTTTCTTGAAAAACGGTTTAACCGTAATTGCCGGGATTTTCTCGCGTTCATCTCAATTATCTCCGCCATCTTTATTCACATTGGTGTTTCGCTCTATGCCGGTGCCGTGGTGATCAATGCCATGCTCGGTCTGGGCACAGAGGTTGCGCAGTTGATGCCCACGATGATTGCGATCGCCGTAGCGACAGGACTCTATGTCGTGGTCGGCGGTCTGCTGGCGGTTACATTGACCGACGCGATTCAAACAACGACACTGTTGGTTGGCTCTGCCGTTGTTACCTATTTTGCCTTCACGAAACTTGGTGGATGGAATGCCCTGCACGACTCGGTGGGGCCGCATATGATTTCTGTACTTCGTCCTTCCGGTGATTTCAGCGGGATGCCGTGGCACGCCGTGGTATTGGGCTATCCGGTAATCGGAATCTGGTATTGGTGTACGGACCAGACGATCGTTCAGCGTGTACTCGGTGCCAAAAATGAAGATCACGGAAAGGCGGGCGCTTTGTTTGCCTGTTTCCTTAAACTGCTGCCCATGTTTCTTTTTGTTCTGCCCGGTCTGCTTTGCCTCGCACTGATCAATAATGGCCTTCTCCCGGAACTGGCAGATACTAAAGAAGCATTCGCTCATATGGTGATGAATCTGCTTCCTGCCGGAATGAGAGGGCTCATCGTTGCTGCGCTGCTGGCGGCGCTCATGGGCACAATTGCCGGTGCGCTCAACTCCATTGCGACGCTGTTCGCATTTGATCTCTACAAACGGTTTAAGCCCGGGACGTCCGATAAGAAGCTGGTCCACATTGGACGGGCCGCTACCATCGGCGGTGTGATTCTCGCCATTGTGTGGTCTCCAATCATTGGACAGTTCGATTCCATCTACGGTGCCATTGCTTCGATGATCTGCTACATCTCACCGCCGATCACCGCCGTCTTTATGATTGGTATCTTTTGGAAGCGAGCCACCGCAAAGGCCGCAGCCATTACGTTATGGTCTGGTTTTGCCATGGGCATGATTGTATTTGCACTCGACCTCTTCAAAGAACATACCGGCTGGAGCATGCTCTTTATGCACGCGGCCGGTATGCTCTGCGGAATCTGTATATTGGTTATGATCGTGGCTTCTTTGCTCGATAAAGATACGAACACCGAAGCGAACCTTAAATTGGTGTGGGATTCCCCGATGACTCCGTTACGCATCAAAGGTGCGCCCGGCCTTTTAAACTATAAGTTCCTGTCCATTTTGGCGCTGGTGGTGGCATCGCTCATCTATTTTGTATTCCGTGCTCCATCCGCAGAAAAGATCAATGCATGGAAAATAGCCAATCCCGAAAATGCCGCTAAGATTGAAGCACATATACATCCGGCACCTGAGGCTCCGTAA
- a CDS encoding glycoside hydrolase family protein, translating to MAIFCGQADGQVVDRERPAEWKNLVPGAQFKDHILPMPVRKGLTSNCWGGENVTPRDIDNGIEDPEWTYWGGDAHKDENGLYHLFVTRWPESHRDGHFGYFDSEIVHAVALDPMGPYRYQDTLGEGNNPELLIPPKMKNGKYVVYSVYGRYFISDSLNGPWKRRAYDFHKRERYVFNGYLNFSFAPRDDGSYLAVSRRGHIWASPDGVENWYNTSAESVYHKLEGIFEDPVLWKDDIQYHIIVNDWKGRIAYYLRSKDGFHWKPEAGEAYVPGISTYEDGTKSEWYKYERIRFLFDEQQRPSIVFFAVADCIKHDDLDNDNHSGKLIALPMRKARLLEMLNTSPVTATTQEIRVKVKAEEGFNPHTDLDLASLRYGSSDEVNFGRGSQLVRSEKSGEDLILVFNGKDCGFTAENFAGKLLGKDAAGELIFGWSSLPGPKEQVQYLSTLSPKFEFTNDGLVAYIEVQNFGELVSKPSSVRLLQGDEEIGLGSVRPLKPFETSIVQVKVKKRLKPGSQSKFTVTVESEGYPSESFTKAVRLPL from the coding sequence GTGGCTATATTCTGTGGGCAGGCCGACGGGCAAGTGGTGGATCGGGAACGTCCGGCAGAGTGGAAAAACTTAGTTCCGGGTGCTCAGTTTAAGGATCATATCCTGCCGATGCCGGTGCGGAAGGGGCTGACTTCCAACTGCTGGGGCGGTGAGAATGTGACGCCGCGTGATATTGATAACGGGATCGAAGATCCTGAGTGGACCTATTGGGGCGGCGATGCCCATAAGGACGAAAACGGACTGTATCATCTGTTTGTGACCCGCTGGCCGGAAAGTCATCGTGATGGACATTTCGGATATTTCGATTCCGAGATTGTTCACGCTGTTGCTCTGGATCCGATGGGGCCGTATCGGTATCAGGATACGCTGGGCGAGGGTAATAATCCGGAGTTACTGATTCCGCCGAAAATGAAGAACGGAAAATATGTCGTTTATTCTGTGTATGGCCGTTATTTCATTTCCGACAGTTTGAACGGGCCGTGGAAACGTCGGGCCTATGATTTTCACAAGCGCGAACGCTATGTGTTTAACGGCTATTTGAACTTTTCTTTTGCGCCGCGTGATGACGGTTCGTATCTCGCGGTGTCGCGCCGCGGTCATATCTGGGCGAGCCCGGATGGGGTGGAAAACTGGTATAACACCTCCGCAGAATCGGTGTATCACAAATTGGAGGGAATTTTTGAAGATCCCGTTCTGTGGAAGGACGATATTCAATATCATATCATCGTGAATGACTGGAAGGGGCGGATCGCATACTACCTGCGCTCCAAAGACGGTTTCCACTGGAAGCCGGAAGCGGGCGAAGCGTACGTTCCGGGGATTTCAACGTATGAGGATGGAACGAAGAGCGAGTGGTACAAATATGAGCGCATTCGTTTTTTGTTTGATGAGCAGCAACGCCCGTCGATAGTCTTTTTTGCCGTGGCAGATTGCATTAAGCATGATGACCTGGATAACGATAACCACAGCGGAAAATTGATTGCTTTGCCAATGCGTAAAGCCCGCCTGTTGGAGATGTTAAACACCTCGCCCGTTACCGCGACTACGCAGGAAATTCGGGTGAAGGTTAAAGCTGAAGAAGGTTTCAATCCCCATACGGATCTGGATTTGGCATCGCTTCGTTACGGATCGTCCGATGAGGTTAATTTCGGGCGCGGCAGTCAGCTGGTCCGCAGCGAAAAGTCGGGCGAGGATTTGATTCTCGTCTTTAACGGAAAAGATTGTGGTTTTACGGCGGAAAACTTTGCCGGCAAGTTGCTGGGTAAAGATGCCGCGGGCGAGCTGATCTTCGGTTGGTCTTCGCTGCCCGGCCCAAAAGAACAGGTTCAGTATTTGTCGACTTTGTCGCCCAAGTTTGAATTTACCAATGATGGACTGGTTGCCTATATCGAGGTTCAGAATTTCGGCGAGCTTGTTTCAAAGCCATCCAGCGTTCGCCTTCTGCAAGGGGACGAAGAAATCGGACTGGGCTCGGTCCGTCCACTCAAGCCCTTTGAAACGTCGATTGTTCAGGTGAAGGTCAAAAAGAGACTGAAGCCCGGCAGTCAATCGAAGTTTACCGTGACGGTTGAGAGCGAGGGATATCCTTCCGAATCCTTTACGAAAGCGGTTCGTTTGCCGTTATAA
- a CDS encoding serine/threonine-protein kinase produces the protein MKFNTCGNSTSFKMADSSNAASSPGRHQAFKVLYDLTDDLSALGPDELNPSFASIEREDKRYDLIEEIAAGGMKKIFRAYDRLTRREVAMAVLVDDAPKEYFDPFIHEAWITAQLDHPNIIRIHDLGVNEDRRPFFTMDLKSGQSLAQIFSAPSNFQPLETFSKICEAIAFAHSKGILHLDLKPDNIQIGQYGGVVVCDWGLAKFSEKDLTPEPEIGSWDLNNESTKQTGTIHGQIKGTPGYMAPEQIRQDEPKTIQTDIYGLGCILYFLLTQKPPFGGSYDQIMKHTLAGDLQEKLRHNRHIPKPLKAIISRCTMQSPNARYASVVDLLKDIRRYQNGYSPAAEETGFFKEAGLFFLRNRKLCLVITASFITLALCTSIFIFHLIESRKMELQSRLRAEKSEFRAKKALQLYEAEKQALSELNEDYFSSLRNMNQLRSFSYFYQKPQRALEEQIKSQNEFLQKNPNDNQVRINQAYTLIIKLDFTEAAKCLANLRTPAPQGLAELCAIYANDPRFLKNPSEDDLVEVIKSARKVGFSNYRLVNKILIYDAAIRKNKKGYERVVREVVHFYNPEWSDIEFFYTPKTQHLKLGGKNLTTLGVFLRFEDRSLLSYIKLRSLDISNTDAYNLAHFQHLLLLETFNISGTLISTPPTEEMFPRLKTLIISPGQFTPEQISALSEWLNVVIQK, from the coding sequence GTGAAATTCAACACCTGCGGAAACAGTACGAGTTTTAAAATGGCCGATTCCTCCAATGCCGCGTCTTCTCCCGGACGCCATCAGGCCTTTAAAGTCCTGTATGATCTGACCGACGATTTAAGCGCTCTTGGTCCGGATGAACTCAACCCCTCATTCGCCTCAATTGAACGCGAAGATAAACGATATGACCTCATCGAAGAGATTGCTGCGGGAGGCATGAAAAAAATCTTTCGAGCCTACGACCGCCTCACCCGGCGCGAAGTCGCCATGGCCGTTCTGGTTGACGATGCCCCCAAGGAATACTTCGACCCGTTTATTCATGAAGCCTGGATTACCGCCCAACTCGATCACCCCAATATCATTCGCATTCATGACCTGGGCGTGAATGAAGATCGGCGCCCGTTCTTCACGATGGATTTAAAATCCGGGCAATCCCTTGCTCAGATCTTCTCAGCTCCCTCCAACTTCCAACCCTTGGAAACCTTTTCAAAAATTTGCGAGGCCATTGCCTTTGCCCACTCCAAAGGCATCCTCCATCTCGATCTGAAACCGGATAACATTCAAATCGGTCAGTACGGCGGCGTGGTGGTTTGCGATTGGGGCTTAGCCAAATTTTCAGAAAAAGATCTCACCCCGGAACCGGAAATCGGCAGTTGGGATCTGAACAATGAGTCCACTAAGCAAACCGGGACCATCCATGGGCAGATCAAAGGAACTCCCGGATATATGGCGCCGGAACAAATCCGGCAGGATGAGCCGAAAACCATTCAAACCGACATCTACGGTCTGGGCTGTATTCTCTATTTTCTACTGACACAAAAACCGCCCTTTGGCGGTTCGTATGATCAAATCATGAAACACACCTTGGCCGGTGATCTGCAGGAAAAGCTTCGCCATAACCGCCACATTCCCAAACCGCTTAAAGCCATCATTTCCCGGTGCACCATGCAATCGCCGAATGCTCGCTATGCCTCTGTAGTCGATCTTTTAAAGGATATCCGGCGATATCAGAACGGGTATTCTCCCGCCGCCGAGGAAACCGGATTCTTTAAAGAGGCGGGCCTGTTCTTCCTGCGGAACCGCAAGCTGTGCCTCGTGATCACGGCAAGTTTCATTACACTCGCACTCTGCACATCCATTTTTATTTTCCACCTGATTGAAAGTCGAAAAATGGAACTGCAATCCCGGCTTCGGGCAGAAAAATCTGAATTTCGGGCCAAGAAGGCGCTACAGCTCTATGAAGCGGAAAAACAGGCCCTCAGCGAACTGAATGAGGATTATTTCTCTTCCCTTCGCAATATGAATCAGCTCCGCAGCTTTTCCTATTTTTATCAGAAACCCCAACGGGCACTCGAAGAACAGATTAAATCCCAGAATGAGTTCCTGCAGAAAAACCCGAACGATAACCAGGTTCGAATCAATCAGGCTTACACGTTAATCATTAAACTCGATTTCACCGAAGCGGCGAAGTGCCTGGCCAACCTCCGAACACCTGCACCGCAAGGCCTCGCTGAACTCTGCGCAATCTATGCGAATGACCCCCGGTTTTTAAAAAATCCATCGGAAGATGATTTGGTGGAAGTCATCAAATCTGCGCGCAAAGTTGGTTTCAGCAACTATCGACTAGTTAATAAAATACTGATCTATGATGCCGCAATCCGGAAAAATAAAAAGGGATACGAACGCGTAGTCAGAGAGGTCGTTCATTTTTACAACCCGGAGTGGTCTGATATTGAATTCTTCTACACCCCCAAAACCCAACACCTGAAACTCGGCGGAAAAAACCTCACCACTCTGGGCGTTTTTCTGCGCTTCGAAGATCGATCCCTTCTTTCCTACATCAAACTGAGATCCCTCGATATCAGCAACACAGACGCTTACAACCTTGCACATTTCCAGCATCTGCTCCTGCTGGAAACGTTCAATATCAGCGGCACCCTGATCTCCACACCGCCCACCGAAGAAATGTTTCCCCGCCTCAAAACCCTCATCATCTCGCCCGGCCAGTTCACTCCGGAACAAATTTCAGCCCTTTCTGAATGGCTGAACGTCGTTATTCAGAAATGA
- a CDS encoding RNA polymerase sigma factor: MDNTWKTRYTLLEGALKRDDEEAWTEFTAVYRPFIIYLLNRIRIPSADFEDMTQEVLITLWKRLDCYKKDKGKFRTWLRTVVRNEASDYFSRRKKVNSAQEIILNHEAQQVSELCSETELNQMIDEEWKAHLSMLALKRIEDAFGKKTIQCFLEGMDGVSAADTAKRLNIAVETVYSSRKRVKARILREIQHLRKQYEF; this comes from the coding sequence ATGGATAACACGTGGAAGACTCGGTATACCCTACTTGAAGGGGCCCTCAAGCGCGACGACGAGGAAGCCTGGACCGAATTCACTGCTGTTTATCGGCCGTTTATCATCTATCTGCTGAACCGCATCCGGATTCCCTCTGCCGATTTTGAAGATATGACTCAAGAGGTTTTGATCACCCTCTGGAAACGGCTGGACTGCTATAAAAAAGATAAAGGAAAATTCAGAACCTGGCTCCGAACGGTGGTTCGCAACGAGGCATCCGACTATTTTTCCCGGCGTAAAAAAGTTAATTCAGCACAGGAAATAATCCTCAACCATGAAGCGCAACAGGTGAGTGAACTTTGTTCTGAAACAGAGCTCAATCAGATGATCGATGAAGAGTGGAAAGCACATCTGTCCATGCTCGCCCTTAAACGCATTGAAGACGCTTTCGGCAAAAAAACCATCCAGTGCTTTTTAGAAGGAATGGATGGAGTCAGCGCGGCGGATACAGCGAAACGCTTGAACATTGCCGTAGAAACAGTCTATTCCTCCCGCAAGCGGGTAAAGGCCCGGATTCTCCGTGAAATTCAACACCTGCGGAAACAGTACGAGTTTTAA